A genomic region of Candidatus Deferrimicrobium sp. contains the following coding sequences:
- the wecB gene encoding non-hydrolyzing UDP-N-acetylglucosamine 2-epimerase — MILVAYGTRPEVIKLFPVIRELRRRGISHKTLFSGQHTGLYEDVKDLVPSHDYTFADSPATSRGSTTLGNSFMKICKAAERLFHRNRFDVVVVQGDTTTAWALAQMAFYNGVGIAHVEAGLRTFNLASPYPEEANRALISQLADYNFAPTRRSMKILESSGARNPFLVGNTVVDAVRIIREEKKIRGWAGDTVVVTLHRRENHKIMSRLFDEVDRVARENPDLRMIVPIHPNPNVRKHRGRLKAANIDVIDPVGYIEMLRMIGEARFLISDSGGIQEEASCFNKKILVVRDTTERPEILDAGLGRLVGADIRPHVPWAKEPVEGIVPSPFGDGYAAERIVSVLTGNAAP, encoded by the coding sequence GTGATCCTGGTCGCGTACGGCACTCGCCCTGAAGTAATCAAACTGTTCCCCGTCATCCGGGAGCTGCGTAGACGCGGGATTTCGCACAAAACCCTGTTCAGCGGACAGCATACCGGTCTTTACGAGGATGTGAAGGACCTGGTCCCTTCGCACGACTACACCTTTGCGGACAGTCCAGCGACGTCGCGCGGCAGCACCACCCTCGGCAATAGTTTCATGAAAATCTGCAAGGCGGCGGAGCGGTTGTTCCATCGAAACCGTTTCGACGTCGTCGTCGTGCAGGGCGACACGACAACCGCGTGGGCCCTTGCCCAGATGGCCTTCTACAACGGAGTCGGGATCGCCCACGTCGAGGCGGGGCTCAGGACCTTCAATCTGGCGAGCCCCTACCCGGAGGAGGCGAACCGTGCACTCATCAGCCAGTTAGCCGATTACAACTTCGCCCCGACACGAAGATCGATGAAGATCCTCGAATCTTCGGGAGCCCGCAATCCTTTCCTCGTGGGAAACACCGTCGTGGACGCGGTCCGGATCATCCGGGAGGAAAAGAAGATTCGTGGATGGGCAGGGGATACCGTCGTCGTCACGTTGCACCGCAGGGAGAACCACAAGATCATGAGCCGGCTTTTCGACGAAGTCGACCGGGTTGCCCGGGAAAATCCGGATTTGCGGATGATCGTGCCGATCCACCCGAATCCGAACGTTAGGAAACACCGGGGGCGGCTCAAGGCGGCCAACATCGATGTCATCGATCCGGTGGGTTACATCGAGATGTTGCGGATGATCGGCGAGGCGCGGTTTCTCATCTCCGACAGCGGCGGGATCCAGGAGGAAGCCTCCTGCTTCAACAAGAAGATCCTCGTCGTCCGGGACACGACCGAGCGCCCCGAGATTCTCGACGCGGGGCTGGGGAGGCTCGTTGGAGCGGACATTCGACCCCACGTCCCGTGGGCGAAGGAGCCAGTGGAAGGGATCGTCCCGTCTCCCTTCGGGGACGGCTACGCTGCTGAAAGAATCGTAAGCGTACTGACCGGAAACGCTGCTCCGTAA
- a CDS encoding glycosyltransferase family 2 protein, which translates to MNPKVSVILTAWQRPQYLEEQVERVLKQTVPPHEIVLWYNQPPKAMGIIERKQLLDFRNGKHVKKIICDHNFGIIPRFCMASAMEGEYVCIFDDDTMPGERWFENCLRYVNSERTMCGTIGLRFLSSSEPKTQVPRMGWDGKNDSLEFVDLVGHSWFFRREWARFFWDNEPLIRSFGEDIHFCAMLQHHGIRVACPPHPKDDPSLWGSVKGELGIDRVAISGKDRSRDYGAVLRYEIENGFRPMLL; encoded by the coding sequence TTGAACCCCAAGGTTTCCGTAATCCTTACCGCGTGGCAGCGACCTCAGTACCTCGAGGAGCAGGTTGAGCGCGTGTTGAAGCAGACAGTGCCACCGCACGAGATCGTGCTCTGGTACAACCAGCCTCCAAAGGCGATGGGAATCATCGAACGGAAGCAGTTGCTCGATTTCCGGAACGGAAAGCATGTGAAGAAAATCATCTGTGACCACAACTTCGGCATCATCCCCAGGTTCTGCATGGCCTCCGCCATGGAGGGAGAGTACGTATGTATTTTCGACGACGACACGATGCCGGGGGAGCGGTGGTTCGAAAACTGTCTGCGGTACGTCAATTCCGAGAGGACGATGTGCGGGACCATCGGCCTCCGGTTCCTCTCGAGTTCCGAACCGAAGACGCAGGTCCCCCGGATGGGATGGGATGGAAAGAACGATTCTCTCGAGTTCGTCGACCTCGTCGGCCACAGCTGGTTCTTCCGGAGAGAGTGGGCGCGATTCTTCTGGGACAACGAGCCGCTGATCCGTTCCTTCGGGGAGGACATCCACTTCTGCGCCATGCTGCAGCACCACGGCATACGGGTCGCGTGTCCTCCCCACCCCAAGGATGATCCTTCCCTCTGGGGTTCCGTGAAAGGGGAGCTTGGGATCGATCGGGTTGCCATCAGCGGCAAGGATCGATCTCGCGACTACGGGGCAGTTCTCCGATATGAAATCGAAAACGGCTTTCGGCCGATGCTCCTGTGA